A genome region from Danio aesculapii chromosome 2, fDanAes4.1, whole genome shotgun sequence includes the following:
- the elocb gene encoding elongin C paralog b, producing the protein MDGEEKTYGGCEGPDAMYVKLISSDGHEFIVKREHALTSGTIKAMLSGPGQFAENETNEVNFREIPSHVLSKVCMYFTYKVRYTNSSTEIPEFPIAPEIALELLMAANFLDC; encoded by the exons ATGG acGGAGAAGAAAAGACCTATGGTGGCTGTGAAGGGCCAGATGCCATGTATGTGAAACTGATCTCCTCTGATGGCCATGAGTTTATCGTGAAGAGAGAACATGCTCTGACATCTGGAACAATTAAAGCTATGCTTAGTGGTCCGG GCCAGTTTGCTGAGAATGAAACAAATGAAGTCAACTTTCGAGAGATCCCATCTCACGTTCTCTCCAAAGTGTGCATGTACTTTACTTACAAAGTCCGCTATACTAATAGTTCAACAGAAATTCCAGAATTTCCTATTGCCCCTGAGATTGCGCTGGAGCTTTTGATGGCTGCAAACTTCTTAGAttgttaa